The nucleotide window CTCATCTAACCCTACCTGCCTTCAGTAATCTAATGATCAAAACACCAGGACAGGATTGCCATTATCTGATACAATTGACAATGAGTAAAGTAGTGGGAACGTGTGTGAGGTGTATCGTgtgaggtgcgtgtgtgtgtgtgtgtgtgtgaaggaataAACGTGACAGAGGGTGAGCTGTGTGTACACAGCAGATTGAGGTCAGGACTGGTGTTGGCCAACACTGCCCCCACATGGTTGCAGAGAACCCATGTCATGCTATGATGTTTCTCTTATGGTAAATATTTGGAGATTATGATGGGGATTCTTTCCCTCGTTCTCCCTCAGTTGTCTTACCGAGGAGTCCCTGGAGGGGGAGCTTGAGCGTCCATTGCTGTTTCTCTCCCAGGAGCTGGTGAagcccctgctgctgctgctgggctccTGGGCGGAGCTGCGTGGCAGGACCTCCTGTGTAGCACTGCGTGACAGGCCTGAGTAGCTCGAGCGCGGGATGTATAAGTCTGTCACATCACTGGTCCTGCTCCGGTAACGACtcagagctgaggaggaggaggaggaggaagcggcGGCGGAGGTGGAAGTGAGGCCCAGGGAGGACAAGTCGCGGCTCAGGTCGCTTTGGGACACAGACTTGCGTCGGCTGagggagaagctggaggagaccggcgaggaggagaggtagctgggctggctggaggtggaggagtagtTGTAGTTGGAGTAGCCCGCCCCCCCGCTCAGCCCCGTTCCATAGGTCCTGATGGGCGCTCTGCTCAGGCTCTCGCTGCgccggctgctgctgctgcccagGAGATCGCTGCGGGGGATTGGCCGTCCACGATCATGCTCGGGCTCGGAGGAGGAGCTATAATTGCGTGGTCGGCTGGAGCTACTCaggtaggaggaagaggagtagcccgtggaggaggaggaggagggggagggcttaTACGAGCTCAGGCCTGGCGTCAGGGAGGAGCCATAGGAGCTGTAGTGGTTGGAGTAGGAGGAGCCTGTGTAGCGCTTGGCGGTGGTCGACACGCGAGACATCCTGGGGGGGCAGTCTCAGAGGACCCAGTGGGAGACCGCATTGACTATGAGGAAcagaaagaacacacacaaacagcaggaCATTAGTATCAGAACAGTCGATACATTTACTGTTTACTTCATGGCTATACTGTCTATGGCTATACAGTCCATGTaggcaaaatatatattttatatatagagaaagagagatagaataagaaggagagcgagagcgagcgagagagagacagagagagaaaaggagagagaggagtgaaaggGGAGATTTCTGTAGCAGCCACAGCTCAGTACACAGCAGGGAGGTAAGGTAGCAGAACAGTGTGTTCCTGCCTTGCCTGGTCTGGCCTGCGTAGAGACCGGCTCCTGTTCACCTGCCAGTGTAGCGTCTGAATTAATAACACTATGTGGTGTGGCTGATCCGTGTAGGGTTCAGTGATGAAGGCTCCTATTTCTTtcatctgtctcactctccctctctctagctctctccctctttcttgctctctccctctcttttgctcttagtctctctctttctcaagacCCCTGTCTAATGCCTTTCCCCCCaaccgttctctctctcttgacagGCAACAGGGATATTAATAATTCACTATATGGATCTAgagtgggcagacagacagacagacagacaaacaaaccggcagacagacagaatggcAGACAGAccgacaagcaggcaggcagagtatGTAAGTGACTGGGAGCACTGGAGGCCGGCCAAGGCACACTGCTTTGTGCAGACCTAAGCGGGCTCAGTAGCTACACTTGATTCTCAGCACtatgctaggctaggctaggagCCAGCTCCAGCTGGTCCCCAGAGCCCAAAGCTAGGCTAGGCAAGGCTATTTAAAAGCCTATCCTGCGAACGTGGAGGTAAGAATGAGAGGGGACGCTACACTCATCCAGACATCTCCACGGTAACGCAGCACTCCTGGTTACTCTGCATCTGTTCCTCAAGTTCTACTGGCTGGACATTACCATAACGACAGGGTAACTAGCAGCACTGTTTGCCAAAAACACAGTAGGGCATAAAGACATAATAACACTATGACAACACTATGACAACAACATCAGCTAGTCTATTCCAGCCCCACTACAGAGACAGCACAACATCAGCTAACCTGTTTGAACCCCACTGCAGAAACAGCATCAGCCTATGATCCTGTGTCAGTACACTGTTCCTTTTGGTGAAGAGAATACGGTGTTCTCAtctagcagtgtgtgtgatgccaCAGCATCTTTACCCTGGGGTGACACTGCatgtagattgtgtgtgtgtgtattctgaaTTGGAGAGGTGAGAAGTGCTGTGCTAATGTAAATGGGGTTCTGCAGCTGAGTCAGGTGGGGATGTTCATCTTTGAGTCATGTTTCAGAACGCTGTGTCGACAGCAATGTTCTCCTATCTTTAGGAGCACTTTAAATAGGCCACTGTTTACCTGATGGGCTGTCACTATCGAGGAGAACAACCAGTTCCCTACCTGGTTACTGGATCGTAACACATGGCTCACAGAACAATGCAGATGGCGTCAGGGACTTGAGAGTGTGAGAACAACACCATACAAGTGTGACACATGGCTACAGCTGAGCCAGCCAGTCCTGTGCCAGCTGTAGATAGGACATCCCTGTCCCTGGGTACTGGGCTGGGCGGACCAGGTCTTAGGAGCTGCTATATATACCCTGAAATGTGAGCGGATAAGAGACTGGGGTCTATGAGTACGCACTGACGCCAGCCTGGCCTCCTGCTGCTGGCACAAACATCCAACCACCCCTCTGTCCAGTGGCACAAACATCCAACCACCCCTCTGTCCAGTGGTACAAACATCCAACCACTCCTCTGTCCAGTGGTACAAACATCCAACCACCCCTCTGTCCAGTGGTACAAACATCCAACCACCCCTCTGTCCAGTGGTACAAACATCCAACCACCCCTCTGTCCAGTGGCACAAACATCCAACCACCCCTCTGTCCAGTGGCACAAACATCCAACCACCCCTCTGTCCAGTAGCACAAACATCCAACCACCCCTCTGTccagtgacacacacatccaagcaTTCCTGTTTCCATAGCGACACCTCCAACTCTTTCTGTTTCCCTAGTAATGAACAAAAAGTATGACTATCACAACAAATCTCAACCTGTCCAGTCAGTGCCAGACACAcctgctccccctgctctcccacatgctcacatgacatcacacatgACATCACAACAATGAGGTCATAACTGCCAAGATTTAGCAGAGAGCTAGTCTTGGACAATCCAAGAATGAATTCTGTCTTCTACTGGAGAGTTTTAAGTGACAGCAGGGACGTGTCTGAGTTGCTACAATCTAGTAATTCCTTAAATATTGATCTAATCATTTTCTCAGTTTGACATCATTGCTATTTCAAACAGTCCTTCATCTATGCTGTATCACTAACAGACAGCTTTGCTTTGGACCTCGACTAGAGGTGTGTCTCCTTTCAACCATGTGAGTTGTGTCAGAGCCACATTCATGAAACATGTGTTCAGAACCATCAACTGGGAAAAGTATTGGATCACACTGTTTGTGAGTTGGATGCtcacacagtgtgtgtaagtatgtgtgctAAGTTCTGATTACCTGCTATTTGTGGAGCAGTGTCTCTCAGGGCGGGCAGACAGCGATAGAGTGGGGCCAGTTCATCCTCTGTACCCCTAAAGTCTCACAGACAGTCACTGATGTCACACCTGGAAACACAACATAGATAGATGGAAGATTTGCAAGCCTGTCTGACATCTATGATCTGCCAGTAGGCCTGGACATTAGACCCATATCAGAATCTGGGGTTCCATCACCCAAGAATAGCTGTTCACAGTCATTTTGAGTCCACTGACACATATTTGAGTCCACTGAGACGTTTACATGAGTAGATCTGGTCATGTTTAATAGTTCTTACTAAGTAAAGAaacagtgttgttgttgtgctgcTAGTTAGCTTTAGGCCTAAAAATTAATCAGCTAAACCAGCCTCAAAGCAATCAAACAGTTTTCCTGTCAGGATATTGGTCTAAAAATCAACAACAAAGTACGCTGTATCCATCAAAAATTCCTTTCCATATTTTTTTTAGGGTTGACCTCATAAAAACCTGCATTTAGCTGGTATAAAATGATATAACCCAGTACATCACTTTACTGATATTCAATCACTTTCATAAGCCTAACCCCCTGGATCAACAACAGCTaaccagacacaaacagacccAGGCAGACTCTGGATAGACGGCCTTAATAAAACTTCAATAACCAGGATGATTTCTACGTCTCTAGAATTGTTTACATCTAATAGAAAGGGCTTCCATCCAGCTAACCACTCATAAGACAGATGATGAGAGAGCTAGTAccatacactcacacaggtaAAAATAGTAAAAGTAAAAATTACCGTCAGTATGGGGTGGAATGGTATGGCGTCTCACCAAGATAGTATTGACTGTCCAGGCTGGCTAGGGTGCTGTTATGGTGGCTGTGGCCGCAGAATGAGCAAGCGGCAGCAAAGGGATTGTATGAGCACAGCCATCCAGAATGCCAGAGATCAGGTTACACAGCCGGTAAATATAGCAGTTGCCTCTGACCTCTCTACAGGTCGCTCAACACTGTGGCATTCCAGTTTGCTCTTAAAGGACTGGCTTTTTATAGGCCAAGAGTGGTGAGCAACCAACATTACGGTTGattggcggaattgtttttgaTAATGTGCAACAGGATATTATATTTAAAAGGGTAAAAACCAGCAGTAATCAGGCTACACAGACACCTAGTTATTTAATTTCTCTATTATAAATGCAGATACCAATATCATATGCTGAAGCCATGGGTTAATATGCAATTTATCTCTATTAACTACATCACAGAAATGGGGTGACATTTCATAAACTTAGTGAGTGAATGTTACAAAGCAAACTTCCTGTCACTTACTATTTGGGCATCACAAAAAAATGATTGAGCACCAACAGAATGACCAGGTATTTAACAAGCTCTCAGAAGTCAAGCTATTCTAACAGATAGGGTCTAACATTTCTTCCATTCCTGACGTTAAGTTGTAAAACTTGTCACAAAACAATTATGTTAATTTGTTAATGACACGCCAGCCCCGCTCGGTAGACAAGTTAGCTATCTGATGCTGCCTCATCTAACGTTCATGCAGGCAGTGGCGCGGGGAACGACGAGTCAATGTGCACACACAGTAAACTAGTTGTGTGCGTCGGTGTGTTAAACGAAGGGGCGGACAAGATATAAAAACCGGAGAAATAATGAAAGCAGATGAGACTTGTTGTCACACAAGAGGTCATTATATAATTCAAAGTTTGCCAATGCATAGTTGATCATGTATTTAGAAAAACTAAAGCTTTTAGCGTCACTAGTAacgttagcctagctagctagctcaaaGATTTTCTGCAGTAACGATCCTACTAGTAGTACTAGTCCCGTGTAGCTGCATTCTCTCACCTCAGTGCCAGATCAGCTCATCCCAGAAGCGCTCAGTCCGTCTCAGCAGAGCGTCTCAAAACTCTTGTTTTGACTGGTAATAGTGACTTAAACTATTTGTGTGACCATTGGGATTGTAGATCGATATCATTTTAAAAGAATGATTCCGCGATTTCTATCCATCAGCACCTTGCATTTCGAGAGTTTTTAGCTGAAGTAACGGGTCTTTCTCTTTAACTGTGACGTCCGTCTAGCTTGAAGCAGTAGCGGATTGGTCCATATACGTTTTCTAACGTCATCAGGGGGACCGCCTCCCACACGTTCACCTTGGTGAGGGACGTAAACATCCCAAACTACGTTCCTTTAGCAAAAACTGTAGTAATGGTCAAAAGACAATCAATGGTGCAAAAAGACCAGTCAGCTATTATTTACTGCTGATTATGAATTTGCAGCAGCATGCGTTGTAATCATTATTGTTTCCCCCAGCAATGTATTTAAATTGTTATAAGAACATAGAAAATGCTGCCGGATGAGTAAGTTGTGTAATTCAGTAGATTTCAGTTTGTGCCTACTTTAAAGTACAACTACAAAAGATTAACGGCAGTTAGAGCTAAGACCAACTCGATCAGGGTGCACTGTACAGACGGGAGTAGGTTTCTTtaaacatgaatacacacacacatgaacacatgtgTTTAAACATTATATCAGCTAGCTCCATTATAACATATAAATGCCGCATCTTTATAAAAACCCGTCCCACCCACGTAAAACAAACCTGCCCATTGGGTGCTGGCTATCTGTCAATTCATTATATAGGCTGTTGGAACGGCTGTAGGAACGGCATTATACTGTAGACGGCATTAGTGATCTAAGTATGATATCCATCAATGTTAATTATCCAAGGATAAGTTAATTGTAGGCCAAGGCTATTCATAACATCAAAATCATGTCAAATTTTCCGAACCAAAAAAAACGAAGCAATGAAAAAGATTTTCAAATGTGTATTGTTTAATGTCAGATTTCATACTCCGACCTCTGCTTCCATGATATATTCCCCTTTGCTATCTGGTTCATACTTCGTAAAATGATTTATTTTTGCAtaattaaaatgtgtttaaaGAGCACAAGGAGAAGTATTTCTAACTTATCCTGTGGCCTGGCACGCACACATTTTCTATCCATTCTAACTGCGGGcgttttttaatattttttatatcaGGCATCAACATGTATTGTCTATTGTCACAATTGAAAGAAAATGGAACcgacacacaaataaaacaaatttaAGAATGTTTAACAGTTGATTAAAATGTGAAAATAGTCGGCCTAAGTTGAGTTTTATTTTAGCAGTGCAGTATTAGTGGTGTAATGCAGTACTGTTGGAATGTGAGAATCTGAAACTATCACTGCTTACAAATACGTTTTGCACATCAAATTGTAGTAGCACAGGAGCAGGAAATTTTTTGGTTCCATGATACATTTTTTCTCTTTCCAGTGAATATAAGTGAGTATAGAGACGTGACAGAACACTTTATCTGCCATTGGGATTGCATTCTGTGATATAAACCCACACATATCATACCATGAACCATCTATTAATACATTTCACTCATATGAAACAATGCCACACCTATATATATGCCTTATACACGTTCCATGTACTGCAGTGGAACGGGTCAACACTTCTGGATAGCACAGTTGGAAAGCAAGGGAGGCAGGAAGCAGCTTCAGCCTGGTCAGGATGGCAGCTTAGGGGGGCCAGGGACTAGCTGCCAAGGTCTAGACCTCTCACTGATGCTCATGCCAGCAAATTCATCCTTCTGTAACATAAAGCAAGAGTCTCTGTGCTGACAGAAAAGGCCTAAGAAGAATATTCAACTGTGACTAACAATGCCACATCAAGGGGCAGATACAACCTGATTATCCTAGCAGGACAACTTAAGGATAACTTCACACACAAAGTCAGGGTCATGTCtatgaataaatacaaattctgatttaaatataaaaaattGGAAATTAAGTCAAAGTGCAATGTGATTAACATCGAGGGATGTGGTCATTCAAGAGCAGTGTCTAAATGCACATGATTATTATTTGTTTCaggatgcacacgcacacacgcacacacacacacacacacgcacacacacacactacctgaaCACTGCATCATGAAAAGATAATGGCTCCATTATGTTTTTCTTCAGTACAACTACACACCAGGATATCACATACAATAATAATTTACATGCAGACTGCAAATCAATCACACCATTAATCAATAAGAACTGAACTTGAAGTTGATTCACTACGATCATACTGTTTGATGGTGTCCATGCCTTTACCACACCAGCAGGTGGCAACATGCTGCTCTGTTTCAGGTGTGGTGTGATTGATAGTCACAAATCAATATGATAAAAAATGGTCAGCCTTTAAATTAAAAGTCTGGTGGGAAGGGTGCTGAATATTGTGTAAATGGGTAAGTAGAGGGCAGGTAAAGAAGATGTGTAAATCATGTACAAAAAATAACTTAGCATGTACTAAACATCttaataataatttcagttagcCGATGGTCAAGCAAGTATGTAATTATTAGATTATGAGGACAAACTAGAACATACAGTACTATATGGTCCGGATGATCATCAGAAACAAAGACAATTGAATAAAACACCTGGCCAAAGTACAGATCACCGTATTGGTTCACTCTGCTCAATCCTTCCTACTGTCTGGGTagttgtgtgtccgtgtgtgcgtgtgcctgctCTGGCATCGACTTTCAGTCACTCCTTAATAGGCAAGATTCTCTCAGGCCAGGTTAAACATCAATACAGAGAGACCCATCACACACTTGTACAGCCTGTAGAGGGCTGTATACAACACACATTGGTAGCATTAACTTAGTGTGTTACATTACTGTGTGATGAAGTATGCTGCTGTGATGTGAAGCACAATTATGTCTAACTAACTAATAGTGCCCATGTCTGGCTgcggaagggagggagggggggacttaGCAAGCAGGACTCCAtcaaccaaccagccagccagccagccattccTCCAGTCCACCAGCCAGCAAGTCTGCCAGCCAGTTATCCATCCAGCTAGCTAGCGGTGCATCAAGCTAGCCAGACAGCCCAGCGTGTGTGCAGGTCACTTGTTCTTGGGCACCACCAGGATCTGGTCCCCATCCTGGATGCTGTAGGAGTGCAGCGCCCGGCTACTGTACTTCATCTCCTCGGGCCCGAAAGGGCAGTGCTCATCCTTATCCACGTAGTACAGCCTCATGCTGTTGGTGGACAGCTGCACTACCGTCCTCAGCTGACGCTTTAGCTCCAGAACCGTCTGGTCCAGCCGGATGCTCACCTGCTCCACCCGCTCCTCACACTGGACCTCCACCTGGGCTTGGCAGCGAGGACGCAGGTCCACCTCTGCCAGGGGCTCCAAGCGGCCGTACTTACTGACCAGTCTGTGATACCTTGAGGTGATGGAAAGTGAAGTGGAGGCGAAGGataaggaggatgaagaggagagggaagagggggaaagtTAGGAGAGGAATCAGAAGGAGCAGCCAGATGAGTCTGTCAGGTGACTGAATGACAGGTGACTGAATGACAGGTGactggatgcgtgtgtgtgtcacccctCGGGCAGCTCTTCCTGTGGGTAGTCCAGGTGGTAGCGGATAAAAAACCTCTCAGCGtcctccctctcaccatctgtcACCACACTGCCATTCAGACTGGAGACCGATGGCAGCCTAccggaggagaagaggaggaagaggaaggttaagagaaggagaggggctgACATGATGTATGATACCTATGATATAGTAGAACCGGACAAGACACATATCAACCTCTAACCCACAACACACCAACCAAAAACAGTGAGGTGTatgtgagaaaaagagaacaatagatagggagggagatagtgagggagatagatagatagggatagagagagagcgagacagagaacgAGAAAGACTTACTGTGCTATCATGAGGCTGCGACGCTCTGTATTGGTGTAGGTCTGCAGTAAGGGAACCCCCTGCAGACGAATCTCCTCCAGTTTAGGAAAACAGTTTAACTTCTCTATGTCATCCCATGTGGCCagacctaacacacacaaatatactggGGAACTGAGGCAAACACACCTACACTTTGTTCCCAACCACAGCCCTTGCAGGTACAAACAGGCAATGCTACCTGAGTTGTGAAGGTTGACGCTGCGGAGGTTTGGGAATAGGCGAGGCAGCATGTCCCTGCTGTCCTGGATGGAGTTCAGGTTGTTGTTGGCCATGACCAGGGTATCCAGGCCTGGGAACATGAGGCCCAGTTTACGGACCTCAGCCCAGTCCTGCAGCCGGTTGTCGGTGATGTGCAGCAAGCGTAGACTGGGACAGGGCACTGAGCAGGGCGACACACTTGTGTACTCGTTAAGGCAAAGAAACAGCTCCTCCAGCCTGGataggacagaggacagaggagaggaacaggtcTGAAACAGTGAGTGGTAAGGAaggctctgacacacacacacacttactctggCATCTCCCGAGTCAGTGTGTGCACAGAGTCCCATGGCACACGTGTGTTGTTGAGGACGAGGCGTGTGACATGAGAGAAGGCCTTAGCACAGTGATGCTCTAGCCCCGCCTCTCCCAGGGGATTGGAGCTCAGGTTCAGGAAGTCCAGGTTGGGGATGTTGGAGATGATCTC belongs to Hypomesus transpacificus isolate Combined female chromosome 15, fHypTra1, whole genome shotgun sequence and includes:
- the LOC124478072 gene encoding tubulin-specific chaperone cofactor E-like protein isoform X1, with translation MKSSVQKRKRTVSCGRGLQVEEGPAAAEDEETWSGAMQLSEEDGRTFMQVLSEKYSPENFPYRRGPGMGVVVVPSGLGPQGSPMKDRLNLPSVLVLTGCGITRAGERADIAAFCAHVVELDLSHNQLQTWEQVSEIISNIPNLDFLNLSSNPLGEAGLEHHCAKAFSHVTRLVLNNTRVPWDSVHTLTREMPELEELFLCLNEYTSVSPCSVPCPSLRLLHITDNRLQDWAEVRKLGLMFPGLDTLVMANNNLNSIQDSRDMLPRLFPNLRSVNLHNSGLATWDDIEKLNCFPKLEEIRLQGVPLLQTYTNTERRSLMIAQLPSVSSLNGSVVTDGEREDAERFFIRYHLDYPQEELPEGYHRLVSKYGRLEPLAEVDLRPRCQAQVEVQCEERVEQVSIRLDQTVLELKRQLRTVVQLSTNSMRLYYVDKDEHCPFGPEEMKYSSRALHSYSIQDGDQILVVPKNK
- the LOC124478072 gene encoding tubulin-specific chaperone cofactor E-like protein isoform X2 — encoded protein: MVDWLQIISEDEETWSGAMQLSEEDGRTFMQVLSEKYSPENFPYRRGPGMGVVVVPSGLGPQGSPMKDRLNLPSVLVLTGCGITRAGERADIAAFCAHVVELDLSHNQLQTWEQVSEIISNIPNLDFLNLSSNPLGEAGLEHHCAKAFSHVTRLVLNNTRVPWDSVHTLTREMPELEELFLCLNEYTSVSPCSVPCPSLRLLHITDNRLQDWAEVRKLGLMFPGLDTLVMANNNLNSIQDSRDMLPRLFPNLRSVNLHNSGLATWDDIEKLNCFPKLEEIRLQGVPLLQTYTNTERRSLMIAQLPSVSSLNGSVVTDGEREDAERFFIRYHLDYPQEELPEGYHRLVSKYGRLEPLAEVDLRPRCQAQVEVQCEERVEQVSIRLDQTVLELKRQLRTVVQLSTNSMRLYYVDKDEHCPFGPEEMKYSSRALHSYSIQDGDQILVVPKNK
- the LOC124478072 gene encoding tubulin-specific chaperone cofactor E-like protein isoform X3, which produces MQLSEEDGRTFMQVLSEKYSPENFPYRRGPGMGVVVVPSGLGPQGSPMKDRLNLPSVLVLTGCGITRAGERADIAAFCAHVVELDLSHNQLQTWEQVSEIISNIPNLDFLNLSSNPLGEAGLEHHCAKAFSHVTRLVLNNTRVPWDSVHTLTREMPELEELFLCLNEYTSVSPCSVPCPSLRLLHITDNRLQDWAEVRKLGLMFPGLDTLVMANNNLNSIQDSRDMLPRLFPNLRSVNLHNSGLATWDDIEKLNCFPKLEEIRLQGVPLLQTYTNTERRSLMIAQLPSVSSLNGSVVTDGEREDAERFFIRYHLDYPQEELPEGYHRLVSKYGRLEPLAEVDLRPRCQAQVEVQCEERVEQVSIRLDQTVLELKRQLRTVVQLSTNSMRLYYVDKDEHCPFGPEEMKYSSRALHSYSIQDGDQILVVPKNK